Proteins from a genomic interval of Bradyrhizobium sp. CCGB01:
- the fliD gene encoding flagellar filament capping protein FliD, with amino-acid sequence MNAKLATATTISTTITNNEAKISAYETLQTNLSTLSSGLSSLATSVINSLATNAFATRAATISSTGDVSASSALSMSVSNGAATGDHTLTISQIATAHKVVGTSQSSQTDELGYSGTFSIGLDGGTTSDITITSTMSLQDIVDSINAQTSTTNVQASIVQVSSGSYEMVLTGTEDAADITYSSTSGDDILNELGVTDSTGAFADVLQTSQAAIFSLDGISMTRDTNDITDVLTGVTFNLLQATPDGATVNISIEPDTSQIESAVETFVTNYNAFRDAVIAQQATSSDGTADSSAVLFGDGTMRDIMDALQNALNSTVGGLTMADLGLSFNEKNELELDTSTLSEILSTNLSGVTTFLSAQTKTSSSQLSVVNTGTSPQSFTLDLTVDSDGNLSSASVGGDSSLFTISGTTIIGAAGTAYAGMAFTYSGSTSQSITVTSTQGIATQLYQISKNYSSSTGALQTLITNLTDRDSELQQKVDDIESAASAYQAQLQVQYAAYQAAIESANNTLTYLKALLNSSSSD; translated from the coding sequence GTGAACGCGAAGCTCGCTACGGCGACTACGATCTCGACCACGATTACCAACAACGAAGCCAAGATCTCCGCCTACGAGACGCTTCAGACCAACCTTTCCACGCTGTCGAGCGGGCTGTCCTCGCTCGCGACCTCTGTCATCAATTCGCTGGCGACCAACGCCTTTGCCACCCGCGCTGCGACCATCAGCTCGACCGGCGACGTGAGCGCGTCCTCCGCGCTGTCGATGTCGGTCAGCAATGGCGCTGCGACAGGCGACCATACGCTCACGATCAGCCAGATCGCGACCGCGCACAAGGTGGTCGGCACCTCGCAGTCGAGCCAGACCGACGAGCTCGGCTACTCCGGCACGTTCTCCATCGGTCTCGATGGCGGCACCACGTCCGACATCACCATCACCAGCACGATGTCACTCCAGGACATCGTCGACAGCATCAACGCCCAGACCTCGACCACCAACGTCCAGGCCTCGATCGTGCAGGTGTCGAGCGGGTCCTACGAGATGGTGCTGACGGGAACCGAGGATGCCGCCGACATCACCTATTCCAGCACGTCCGGCGACGACATCCTGAACGAGCTCGGGGTGACCGACAGCACGGGCGCCTTCGCCGACGTCCTCCAGACGTCGCAGGCGGCCATCTTCTCCCTCGACGGCATTTCGATGACCCGGGATACCAACGACATCACCGACGTGCTCACGGGCGTGACGTTCAACCTGCTCCAGGCGACGCCTGATGGTGCCACGGTGAACATCAGCATAGAGCCCGACACCAGCCAGATCGAATCGGCGGTCGAGACCTTCGTCACCAACTACAACGCGTTTCGCGATGCGGTGATCGCGCAGCAAGCCACGTCGTCGGACGGTACGGCGGATTCGAGCGCGGTGCTGTTCGGCGACGGCACCATGCGCGATATCATGGACGCGCTCCAGAACGCGCTCAACAGCACCGTCGGCGGTCTCACCATGGCGGACCTCGGCTTGTCCTTCAACGAGAAGAACGAGCTCGAGCTCGACACCTCGACGCTGTCCGAGATCCTCAGCACGAATCTGAGCGGCGTCACCACGTTCCTGTCGGCGCAGACCAAGACATCGTCGAGCCAGCTCAGCGTCGTCAACACCGGAACGTCGCCGCAATCCTTTACGCTGGATCTGACGGTGGATTCCGACGGCAACCTATCCTCGGCTTCGGTCGGCGGCGATTCATCGCTGTTCACGATCAGCGGCACGACGATCATCGGCGCTGCCGGAACGGCCTATGCCGGCATGGCCTTCACCTATTCGGGATCGACGTCGCAGTCGATCACGGTGACCTCGACCCAGGGCATCGCGACCCAGCTCTACCAGATCTCCAAGAACTACTCGTCGAGCACGGGCGCGTTGCAGACGCTGATCACGAATCTGACCGATCGCGACAGCGAACTTCAGCAGAAGGTCGACGATATCGAAAGCGCCGCGTCGGCCTACCAGGCGCAGCTCCAGGTGCAATATGCGGCCTACCAGGCCGCGATCGAGAGCGCCAACAACACGCTCACCTATCTCAAGGCCCTGCTCAATTCCAGCTCGAGTGATTGA
- a CDS encoding flagellin, which translates to MPAINTNTAANSAVRYLNINSAQESSSLAKLSSGSRITSASDDAAGLAISTRISSDVTTLQQAATNASQATAILQTADGGASNISDILARMKSLASESASGTTTDSSRAYINSEFTQLTSEIDSIASGTRYSSQSLLDGSSVFASGVSVLVGSSGSDTITITLTSLTASSLGVSSLDVSSLSDATSALTALDTAIDTVSAARASIGAQESRFNFSSDSISTQTQNLQAANSAIKDVDIAAEQAKLSSAEVKTQAAVSAESAANQMPQYLLKLLG; encoded by the coding sequence ATGCCTGCAATCAATACCAACACCGCGGCGAACTCCGCGGTCCGCTATCTCAACATCAATTCCGCGCAGGAGAGCAGCTCGCTCGCAAAGCTGTCGAGCGGTTCGCGCATCACCTCGGCCTCCGACGACGCCGCCGGCCTCGCCATCTCGACCCGCATCTCCTCGGACGTCACCACGCTCCAGCAGGCCGCGACCAACGCCTCGCAGGCGACCGCGATCCTCCAGACCGCCGACGGCGGCGCCTCGAACATTTCCGATATCCTGGCGCGCATGAAGTCGCTGGCCTCGGAATCGGCGTCGGGTACCACGACCGACTCCAGCCGCGCCTACATCAACTCGGAATTCACGCAGCTGACGAGCGAAATCGACTCGATCGCGAGCGGCACGCGCTACTCCAGCCAGAGCCTGCTTGATGGCTCCAGCGTGTTCGCCTCCGGCGTCTCGGTCCTGGTCGGCTCCTCCGGCTCGGATACCATCACCATCACCCTGACCAGCCTCACGGCGTCTTCGCTTGGCGTGTCCTCGCTCGACGTGAGCTCGCTGTCGGATGCGACCTCGGCGCTGACCGCGCTCGATACCGCGATCGACACCGTCTCGGCCGCCCGCGCCAGCATCGGTGCGCAGGAATCGCGCTTCAACTTCTCATCGGACTCGATCTCGACGCAGACGCAGAACCTGCAGGCTGCGAATTCGGCGATCAAGGACGTCGATATCGCGGCCGAGCAGGCCAAGCTGTCCTCCGCCGAGGTGAAGACCCAGGCGGCGGTGTCGGCCGAATCCGCCGCGAACCAGATGCCGCAATATCTGCTCAAGCTGCTCGGCTAA
- a CDS encoding RNA polymerase sigma factor has translation MSYAADVWAPAKAEITTTAPVDAIVPVMPSVPLAPDSAPVAAEIVYDEDSELLDKLATGDEAAFRMLVERHIDRAYAIALRIVGNAADAEDVVQDTMLKIWSHRGRWQHGRAKFSTWLYRVISNRCIDLRRKPRNENVETVPEVADGQPGAVEIIERNELNGMLELAMQRLPEQQRIAVIFSYHENMSNGEIAQVMDTTVAAVESLLKRGRQQLRQLLRKHERDIRTAFTDC, from the coding sequence ATGAGTTACGCTGCTGATGTCTGGGCTCCCGCCAAAGCCGAGATCACGACGACGGCGCCGGTCGATGCGATCGTACCGGTGATGCCGTCGGTGCCGCTCGCGCCGGACAGCGCACCAGTTGCCGCCGAAATCGTCTACGACGAGGACAGCGAACTTCTGGACAAGCTCGCCACCGGCGACGAAGCCGCGTTCCGCATGCTGGTCGAACGTCACATCGACCGCGCCTACGCGATCGCGCTGCGCATTGTCGGCAACGCGGCGGATGCCGAAGACGTGGTGCAGGACACCATGCTCAAGATCTGGAGTCATCGCGGTCGCTGGCAGCACGGCCGCGCCAAATTCTCGACCTGGCTCTATCGCGTCATTTCCAACCGCTGCATCGATCTGCGCCGCAAGCCGCGCAACGAGAATGTCGAGACCGTGCCTGAGGTCGCCGACGGTCAGCCCGGCGCCGTCGAGATCATCGAGCGCAACGAGCTGAACGGCATGCTGGAGCTCGCGATGCAGCGCCTGCCCGAGCAACAGCGGATCGCGGTGATCTTCTCGTACCACGAGAACATGAGCAACGGCGAGATCGCGCAGGTGATGGACACCACGGTGGCTGCCGTGGAGTCGCTGCTCAAGCGCGGTCGCCAGCAGCTTCGCCAGCTGCTGCGCAAGCACGAGCGCGACATCCGCACCGCGTTTACCGATTGCTAA